Below is a genomic region from Sulfitobacter sp. OXR-159.
TTGTGCTGCCCGCGCTGGTCAAAGCGCTGCGCGAAACGATTGCCGAAGCCAAAGGCGAGATCACCGCTGATGTCACCACGGCCAAGGCGCTGACTAAGACGCAGTCGGACAAGCTGACCAAGTCGCTCAATGCCTCCACCGGCAAAAAAGTATCACTTCATGCGACCGTTGATGAAAGCCTCATCGGCGGTCTTGTCGTCAAAGTGGGCTCGAAAATGATCGATACGTCGATCCGTTCCAAGCTCAATTCCCTCCAGAATGTAATGAAAGAGGTCGGATAAATGGGTATCCAAGCAGCAGAGATTTCTGCGATCCTGAAAGACCAGATCAAGGATTTCGGTCAGGAAACCGAAGTCGCCGAAGTGGGCCGCGTTCTCTCCGTCGGTGACGGTATCGCCCGCGTCTATGGTCTGGACAACGTTCAGGCCGGTGAAATGGTCGAATTCCCCGGCGGCATTCAGGGCATGGCCCTGAACCTCGAAGCGGACAACGTCGGTGTTGTTATCTTCGGTTCCGACCGTGACATCAAAGAAGGCGACACCGTCAAGCGCACCAACTCCATCGTGGACGTGCCAATCGGTGACGAACTGCTGGGCCGCGTTGTTGACGGTCTGGGTAACCCCATTGACGGCAAAGGCCCCATTGGCGCCACCAAGCGCGGCATCGCCGACGTCAAAGCGCCGGGCATCATCCCGCGTAAATCGGTGCATGAGCCGATGGCGACTGGCCTCAAGTCCGTTGACGCGATGATCCCAATCGGCCGTGGCCAGCGTGAGCTGATCATTGGTGACCGTCAGACCGGTAAAACCGCTGTCGCCCTCGACGCGATACTGAACCAAGCGCAGGTTAACGCCGCTGCTGGCGACGACGAAGGCAAAAAGATGTACTGCGTGTATGTCGCCATCGGCCAGAA
It encodes:
- a CDS encoding F0F1 ATP synthase subunit delta; translated protein: MSEPASISTGIAERYATAVYDLAREANQVDAIEGDLTALEAALTDSDDFQRLISSPLYTRDQQAGAIKVLADKMGLTKTMANTLALMAQKRRLFVLPALVKALRETIAEAKGEITADVTTAKALTKTQSDKLTKSLNASTGKKVSLHATVDESLIGGLVVKVGSKMIDTSIRSKLNSLQNVMKEVG